The Larimichthys crocea isolate SSNF chromosome XII, L_crocea_2.0, whole genome shotgun sequence region TTATTTCTTGGCAAACACtgcatttataaaatataaatggtTGTATGTAGCCTGTTGTGTCATGCCCAGTCTTacaattaaattgtttttacttttgttttctacaaGTTGAAAATAACTTGCCATAAAAGGGAAATTGTGATATGTCATGGTGATGTCTTTTTATTACACAGACTTCACTTGATTGGTACACATTTTGACTATTGATATTGAGAAAGTTTTGTATtttggagcaaaaaaaaagtagccTACAATGTTTTGATCTCTTTAAAAATGCttcaaataatatttaaacacattttgataGAAAACATCTTAACATAGTCGACCTTCAGAGCTAATATCTGCACATGAAATAACACCAAACTCCTAAATATGTGGCCAAATATAGATACgcccagagagagggaggacagtAATTTAAATGTAGAGAACAACAGGATTAAAACTAATTGACTAATGGGAGTTTCTCTCTGGTGTGGTGAAGGGAAACAGCACCCCCTGTTGTCACATTGTGATACAGACACTTCGCCACCTCACACGCTGATACAGGAGACGACAGCAGTAAACAATTTCTGTAATCTTTCTCCATCACGTCATTGACGTTAATTACTTAAATGGAcctgttatttgtttttaaatcaaacgcgggcactttaattaaatgaagACCGTCAACCTAATATAACAAAGCAGAGTTTATACTAAAACttgataaaaattaaaaaaaaacatcagacacGGCCACAGTAATGTTATGTGAAACAGATTCAATACACCACATTACAGTGTGTATTATATGCATTTAGAGTGTGACATAAACTTTATAACAGGGAGGATTTCTGTGCTCGCTGCCGGTGTTATGgtgacttttgtttttgggttAAAAACTGGTGCCTACGGAGACATTTTATCACTTCAGCTTTGCCCGAATAAAAAGCAGTGTAAGACGTAAAGGCTGAAGCTCCACACAGCATAAGATGAAAGCACTCAACACGACCGTGTTTTCATTAAATGACGTGTGTCACAAACAAGctacacaatacacaaaataataaataataatgtgttttcacCGCTGTCGGGCAGGCAGTACGCGAGcatcctatgtgtgtgtgtgtgtgtgtgtgtgtgtgtgtgtgtgtgtgtgtgtgtgtgtgtgtgtgtgtgtgtgtgtgtttcctcggGCCTTTCTTCCGCCCGCACCAGCGGATTAAATTGCGAAACCATTTTGAGAGCGCGCTGCTCGTAATCTGTTTATTTCTACACAAATTGGGAGGAATCAGACTTTAACAGCCGTCAACATGCTTACCATGGTCCGCAAACAGCTCAGACACCACCCGGCTGTGAGTATAGCACGGTCACAGTCAGTAAATATCCATGTTAGCAGCTCCTGCTCCAAAAACTTCTGGGACCATCTGGGAATCTTTGTGGCTAACATAGCTTAGCTTAACTAGTTAGCGTTGCTAGCTAGTACCAaactttgaaaaaacaaaaacaacaacaaagatttCCTTGACTGCttattttatattgtaacaAATATGACTTAATGTGCATATTCCCAATGCCCACAGTGCCACAAGTTGATACTTTGGAGTCAAGTGAGGTCAGGGCTTCACTCTCAGACGATAGCAGCTGGTTATTAGCCAAGAAGTGTCTGCTGGCTAAAAATAGACTGATGCTGCTAGTTAGCGAGTTAGCTGGTTAGGTAGCGTTAGCAGAcagatatatttaatatatatatttattaacgaggtatttatatatatttttgtactgCCTGTTGTTTAACTTGTGTAAACTAACTTACTTGGTGACTgaaaaagaggtgtgtgtgtgtgtgtgttattagtTTCAACACATGACGACTGTAGTCTGCAACGGCCATTCAGTGACCTGAATAATGTTTACCATTATAATACACATATTTCACAGGCAGTGGTCAGAGTATACACTGTAAACATTGCAGTGTGTTACTgatatagaagaagaagaagaagatatactttattaatccctcaatggggaaattatttttttcactctattttttattttacatgcattttaacccggacacacacacatagacatgcaaacgtggagagatggtagagtgatgggcagccagccagaccagcgcccagttTAACTTGATAAACCTTCCTGTCTTTTACAGTTGATCCCCCTTTTCGCCTTCATCGGTGGAGGAGTAGCCATGTCCGTCTTGTACCTCGGACGCCTGGCCTTGAAAAACCCTGATGTCTGGTGAGGACCCCCAGTCCTGTGTCTTTTTTGTTAtaccattgtttttatttgacccTTTTTCCAAACTGGCAGTTGGGTGGAGGAGAAACTGGTTTGCAGCTCCACCTATAAGTATCTGTCAAGTTACGCTTTCTGTTGATTCATCTTTCATGACGTGCGcctctgttctcctctgcagctgggATCGCAAGAACAACCCAGAGCCCTGGAACAAGTTGGGCCCAACTGATCAGTACAAGGTGTGTCTCAGTCACCTCTTTAAATCTTAATAATCGTGCTGCTATAGTCttaaattttctgtgtttttcagtgtggtGTAGGTGGTTATATTCTGGGATCATAGTATGGATCTTTGCCAGACTTGTTGCACAGCTGTGGGATTATTTCTCCAATTGGATTAGTCAGACAAAGTAATCTGGTGGTAAAATGGCTTGTAGGAACAAATCTGATAAAGTCATTAACTAAAAGAGTTTTCAAAAGACGAGAAAGCAAATTAATTTCTGAAGGATTAGCCATTAGAgacatgtttgcttttgttccCGTGCTAAGATTTGTTTCTATTCTCAGTTTTTCACAGTTAACATGGACTACAGCAAACTGAAGAAAGAGGGCCCTGATTTCTAAAGAGCACATCTGCTGGACCAAAAGCATTAGATGAGCTGATCCGCACAGAGCTGTTTGAACTTCCTCCATGAAAATGAGGGATGCAGAGGCTAAACCCGCacaatgatttatattttaagtcTTCTCATTGCATCCTGTcttgtttctcattttcatttgttgtcAATAAAGTGAAGGAGTCTTAAGAGTCTCCTCCGTACAGAGAAAAtatcctgttttatttgttgtgattttatttatggacatttttttccccttggtTTTTagcacatgtttttatttgacacacATTACATAACACTTATTTGCATTATCACCCAGACCACCTTCTGCACTCTGTTTACTGTTATGTCATGCTCTGTTGTTACAATATGGGCTTTGCTTTCACCTCATTTCACCTCTGTCCTGCTTTAACCCAGCGGCTGGTGAATTATGTGCAGCACTATTCTTGGCTGCCATCCAGAATCGTTATGGTGGGGGCAGACTTTAACCTGGTCACATCAGTGAGCTCCCT contains the following coding sequences:
- the ndufa4a gene encoding cytochrome c oxidase subunit NDUFA4L, with product MLTMVRKQLRHHPALIPLFAFIGGGVAMSVLYLGRLALKNPDVCWDRKNNPEPWNKLGPTDQYKFFTVNMDYSKLKKEGPDF